In the SAR324 cluster bacterium genome, GCGTAATCATGGTAAAGAGTTGTCGGGGAAAACTTTTTTTCAGATTTTTGGAGTGTTACAAAAAGTATTTCCAGATTACGATTTTTGATTTCCAAAACCCCTTCTCGACTGTTTGATTTTTTATCAAAGCGATGTTCTCCAAGTGATGACAAGATTTGATCTCGGCTATATCGAGCATGTACTTGAAGAGCGTTCGGATATCCAAGATTCATAGGATATTCGGCAAAATCCAGAGAATCTAGTATTAAGCTTACAATTTGATGAAGTTCATCAACCAGAATGGGATCTTTACCCAATTCAAACAGGCTCTCTTGTAAAGATGAAAAGCCCAGTTTGAGTCCATTTTCTTGCCAGAAATCATAATGGAACATCAAAGCCATTTGATTCTCAATCTCATTTTCTGTGTTCCATTGGAATTTATTTGAAACCAAAGCGGTTACAAACCGGAGATATGATCGGGAAGTACTCTGTAATAGTCGATTAGCAATTCCCTTATATACTGATTTTTCCACTTTAGGATTCAGTTCCTTTTGTAACACACCAGCCTTCACACAAAGACGACTCCAGCCTCCACCTACTTCAATCTTTGTTTTATAAATATCTTCCAGTGTGACGGATGGATTGATTTTCAAAAAGTTTTTGAGCGTCAAGGGAAGATGAGTATGTTCCCGATAAGAACGAATCCAATCTATAAGTTTTTTTTGATTCACAATGGCATTTTTGATGTTATTTAAGATCACTTCACGTGCTTTTTTTTGAAGAACAATACTGCATCCAAGTGGGAGGTGAGGAAAATTCTGTTCAATTTCAGAGACAATAGAGCCCTGTGATTTTCCAATGATAGCTCTAAATTTTTGATGAAAATCATACTCTGATCTTGCATTTCCCACAAAATCAAGCACGGTTAGACATTCCTTTCCTTCTGCTAAACGTAATCCTCTGCCTAATTGTTGTAAAAAAATGGTTAGACTTTCTGTGGGACGAAGAAATAGAAGCGTGTCAATTTCAGGAATATCTACCCCTTCATTAAAAATATCTACGACGCATAGAATATTTATTTTTCCCTGAACCAAATCATTTCGGAGTTGTACCCGTTCTTGCGTGTTTTTACTTGTCAATACAGCAACTTTCATCCCATTGAGCATAAATTTTTCAGCCATATATTGGGCATGATCCTGGCTCACACAAAAAGCAAGGGCTTTGATTGAGTGAATATCGCCAAGAATAGTCTGCATATTTCGCAATATATGCAGACATCGAAAATCATTAGATGTGTAGATTCTTGTTAGTTCTGAAGGATTATAATGCCCTCGATCCCAACTTACCCTTGATAAATCAACATCATCATCGATTCCGAAATATTGAAAAGGACACAAAAATCGCCGATTAATGGCATCTGGTAATCGAAGTTCTGCTGCTATGTGTCCACAAAAATCATCTAGAATATCGATGCCATCGTGTCTTTCAGGAGTAGCGGTCAGACCTAATAGAATTCTGGGATGAAAATTTGAAAGAATCGGCCGATAGCTTTCTGCTGCAATATGATGAACTTCATCAATAATGATAAAGTCATAATAATCTACTGATAGATCCAATGTTGGCAGTTGATTATAGAGTGTTTGAACTGAAACAAATAGAGAATCATAACGTTCGGGTTTATTTCCCCCTACCCACAAATTTCCAAATCTTGACTGATGAAGAATCCCCCGAAACATTGACAAAGCCTGTTTTAATATTTCTTCACGATGAGCTACAAACAGCAATCTTGCGTGAGGCTTTTTTCTGTAAAAACGTTGAAAGTCGAAAGCAGAAATCACTGTTTTGCCAGTACCCGTTGCGGCAACAATCAGATTTTTCCAACGATTATGAATCTCTCGTTCCACGGCCAAACGTTCCAGGATTTCCTTTTGGTAGGGCAAAGGTTGGATATCAAAATAAAATTCGTTTTCAAATTGAGGTTCGTGGTTTTCTGTTTGTAAAGCCCGCCTAAGTTTTTCCCGTGATTCCTCATGACCTGTGACAAAGGTCTCAAAATCAGAAGAGAACCAATAGGTTTCAAAGGTGTTTTGAAATTTATCAATAATATGCGGAATTTCCTGCGTCGTAATTTTAAGATTCCATTCAAGACCATTTGTCAGTGCCGATCTGGAAATATTGGAAGACCCAATATATGCGGTGTTAAAACCACTATTTCGTAAGAATAAATAAGATTTGGCATGGAGGCGTTCCTGTGCCGTATTGTAACTTAATTTGATTTCAGTATTTGGAAGTGACGCCAAAAACTCTACAGCTTTCAGATCTGTTGCTCCCATGTATGTGGTTGTAATGATTCGGAGTTGACGTCCACTATGAGTAAATTCATCCAATTCCTCCTTGAATATTCGAATACCTGTCCATTTAATAAATGACACTATCCAGCAAATTTTATCTGCAGATAGGATTTCACGTTTAATTTCTGAATCCAATGAAATGCCAACATTGCTTCCAGTAAATAATTCGCTTTGTGATAGACCTGTTACAGGAGTGATTCTGGAAATGTGAGACTTTAGATCTGCGGCAACAGGATTATGGTTAGAAAACAGCGCAGTTAGAAGATGTCCTTGGATATCCAGAAGATTTTGCGAGGATTCTGTATTTGGGCTCTGGTCTTGAAGCCAGAGAATCAACCTGTTGGAAAGTTCAATTTGTAGAGTAAGTCGATCATTTCCTTGTGGAATGGACTCTAGAACAGACCAAATAATTTTTTGAAGAAAATGTGACAAGACAAGAGCAGACTCTGCTGAATCTAAAACCTGTTTTTCGATAAAAAAATCCGAACCCAACTTTTCTAGACGTTGCCTAAGAAGTTGTGTAACCAATTGTTCATATACACCTTCATTTTCCATAATTAATAACCTGTTTTGAAAATATCTTTAGGAATCGCACAGAAATAACTTCCCCATTTGCCTCCAACCAGCCAAAGCACAGCTATGGAAATGAATATTTATAGTTGGGAATGTTATTGATGAGCGATTCCTTAGCGTAAACTTATCTATGATCAACCATGATTTCATGTATGGTAACTACGGTAACGTGTTCAAACGTTTAAAATCAAATCAGTGCATAAGAGGCGGGTGTTCTCCTGTTTCATAGAGAATCTTTCTTAAATTCACCAATCCCGGGCGATTCAATCGCAAAATGTCTATGGTGGTTCGTCCAGTAGGTGTCAACCCTATCATTAAGGTACAATCGTGATTCCAGACAAAATGTTCATTCCATTGATGTTGACGTGGATGGAAGAGTAGCACAATCTGGTGCCCCACAGGATCTGTTCCTTCTGTTCTGGTGTATTTGTGGTTGTTACATCCCTGACAGGCTAACGCAAGATTCCCCAATTCGGAGTTTCCTCCTTTGTTCACCGGAATAATGTGTTCCACAGAAAAAGACTGAGTGGCAAACTTTGACTGACTATGGCAATATTCGCAACACCCTTGGGCTCGATCCATGACAATCCGTCTCAGTTCAGCAGGTACACGTTCATTAGACATGGCGTGGAATACCCAGATTTTTCATAAGTTCCGCGAGTTGCACCCCTCGTATTTGAGCCAGTTCTGCCAAAGCTTCCACACGTTCGGCTTCCAGTTTTTCAACCTGATCCGTCAGGTTCAGCAATTCCTGTAACTCCGTGCCTGCCAGAGATTCATTTTGTCGTTTAACCATCAATTCGTCATAGCGAGACTGTATCAATTCAGGGATTCCCAGATTGATTTTATTCAAAAGTTTCGATTCAGATTCAGATAACGTCGAAGTGTGAAGCCTCGCGCGCAGAGCCATGACTTCAGCGACAAACTGCTCTAATTCAGGTTCTGGCATTTGTGCCACAGCCTGAAGTAATTGTGACGAAGAAAGTTGAGCTTCCAATTGAATCACCGGCATAATAGCTCCTGCAAAAATGAATGCGTTTTTATTACGGAGAATTGAAGAGAGGCCCCGAAGCCAGGCTGACGGACTTCGGGGTTATTTTAATCAGATGGCATCAATGATGGCATTGAAGGTGGGGCTGGGGCGCATGGCTTTTGATGTTTTTTCTTCATCGGGTCGGAAATAGCCGCCGATATCCACCGGGCGTCCTTGTGCGGCATTCAGTTCCGCAACAATTTTACTTTCCTTGGCGGCCAACTCGTTGGCAACTTTGGAAAAGCGAGCCTGCAGATCTTTGTCCGTGGTTTGCTGTGCCAGTGTTTGGGCCCAGTAGAGCGCCAGATAGAAATGGCTTCCGCGGTTATCAATTTCATTGACCTTGCGAGATGGGGATTTTTCGTTTTCCAGAAATTTGCCGATGGCCTGATCCAGGGTATTCGCAAAAGTTTTGGCCTTCTCATTATTGAAGGTAGCGTCAACCTGTTCGAAAGAAGGCACCATGGCGCAGAATTCGCCCAGGGAATCCCAACGCAAATGCCCTTCTTTGAGAAACTGCTGAACATGCTTGGGCGCTGACCCTCCGGCGCCTGTCTCAAACAGACCGCCGCCAGCCAGCAATGGCACAATCGACAGCATTTTTGCACTGGTTCCGAGTTCCAGAATCGGGAACAGATCGGTGAGATAGTCACGCAGAACGTTCCCCGTTACAGAAATGGTATCTTCGCCTTTGCGAATGCGTTCAACAGAAAATTGCAGGGCATCCTGCGGAGTCATGATGCGAATATCCAGTCCCTTTGTATCATGAGTGGGCAGATACTTTTTCACTTTGGCAATGATCTGCGCGTCATGTGCCCGTTTTTCATCAAGCCAGAAAATCGCGGGAGCGCCTGTAGCCCTGGCCCGGGTGATTGCCAGTTTGACCCAGTCCTGCACTGGAATATCCCGGGTTTGACACATACGGAAAATATCTCCCTGTTCAACCGTTTGCGTCAGTAGCACGACACCTGAATCATCAACCACACGGATGGTTCCGGCAGTCGCGGCTTCGAAGGTCTTGTCATGGGAACCGTATTCTTCGGCTTTCTGAGCCATCAAGCCTACGTTGGAGACACTGCCCATGGTGGCAGGATTAAAGGCTCCGTGTTTTTGACAATCTTCAATGATGGTTTGATACATGGTGGCGTAGGAGCGATCTGGAATGATGGCGATCGTGTCATGCAGTTTGTCATCAGCACCCCACATTTGGCCACCGTCACGAACCACGACCGGCATGGACGCGTCCACAATGATATCATTGGGCGCATGCAGGTTGGTGATACCTTTGCCGGAATCAACCATTGCCAGTTGCGGACGTTTTTTGTAAACAGCCTGAATGTCGGCTTCAATTTCTTTGCATTGAGCTTCAGGCAGTGTCTGGATTTTACTGTACAAATCGCCCAGGCCATTGTTGGGATTGACGCCCAGTTGTTTAAAGACCGCACTGTGTTTTTCAAAAACCTCCTGAAAAAATACGGAAACACAATGACCAAACATAATGGGGTCAGAGACTTTCATCATGGTTGCTTTCAAATGCAGAGACAGGAGTACGCCCTCTTTTTGAGCCTGCGCAATCTGAGCCGCATAGAACTGGCGTAACGCACGAACATTCATGACAGTGGCATCGATGATTTCGCCTTTCATCAACGCCGTTTTTTCCTTGAGGATCTTGACGGAACCATCACTGCTGACAAACTCAATGCGGACGTTTCCGGCTTTTTCAACTGTTGTTGACCGTTCCATCTCGAAAAAATCTTTCTCACTCATGTGAGCCACACGGGTTTTCGAATCTTTAGGCCACGCCTTCATCATACGGTGCGGATTCTTCTGGCCATACCGTTTGATCGAGGTGGAAGCACGTCGATCAGAGTTTCCTTCCCGCAGTACGGGATTGACGGCACTTCCTGATACTTTGGCAAATCGTGCCTTCAATTCTTTCTCAGCATCCGTTTTGGGGTCTTCAGGATAATCCGGAATGTTGTAGCCTTTTGCCTGCAATTCCTTGATGGCGTCTTTCAATTGGGGAATGGACGCGCTGATGTTGGGGAGTTTGATAATGTTGGCTTCCGGCTTGAGGCAGAGTTCTCCCAATTCAGCCAGATCGTCCGCGATTTTTTGCTCCTCAGTCAGCTTTTCCGGGAAGTTGGCGATGATCCTGCCTGACAGGGATATGTCTCTGGTAACTAGCGAAATGCCTGAACCTTTAGTGTAGGCCTGTAGAATGGGCAGTAATGAATAAGTGGCCAGTGCAGGAGCTTCATCTGTAAGCGTGTAAATAATGGTTTGTTCGGTCATATAGGTTCCTTGAATTGTATGCCGGGACTGGCAGAAGTTGAAAATTAAGTATTCCCATAATTTTAGCACCATAACCCGTCGCTGTCGCATAATTCGTTTTTTGTGTCATCCCAAACGGAACGGGAACGTTTTCCCGTTCTACCGGAAAACAGAACATCCCTGAGATGACACCAATTTTGAATTACACGACAGCGACTAACGATCACTATTGAATAATAAAATTCTGTGAATCCTTATGGCTTTCAGTCCCATACTTGATCAAGTGTTTGGATAGATCAAGCTATCTGTCATCATGAAAATTACAGTGAATAAAAGGAGTGATCCGTTGTGCCCAAAACAGCAGGCAATGGATCGTTCAGCGGTTTTTTTAGCGTTTTGGCTGATTGTGGTAGTGATTCAGTTTTTCTCTGAGTTCAGCACTATATTGTCTGAGTTCCGGAGAGAGAAACAGATCAAAAGGGGCGTCCTTGTCAATGGTGTCCAGGGTTTCCAGCAACTGGAGTTCCTGTGCACTGGATTTTTCAGGATGCCGCATATCCAGCGCTCCAAGCAACTCACCTTCAAGTTCCAGTAGTTTATTGAATTTTTTAATCAGATTCTGGTGGTACGCCTGAGCATCCAGCACTTTGAAGTTGATGTTATCAGACACCACAATGTGTGGTCCAGACAAGGTGTCGGAATCGGTAACCTCAATCCATGCTGTAATTTCATCTCCGGATTTTACGGCAGATTCTGACAGATTCCATGGATAAGTTTCATGATAGTTATCAAACAATCCATCAAACTGCTGAATGATTTCCTGATGGTTTTCACGGAGTCCCTCAATGCGGTAATGCAGGATGATGCTCTGGAGGCCGTGATCATCCTGAACCTTCAACACCACAGACAGATTGGAAGCATCAAAGATATATGGGGGCAACGACCATTGCACTTCAACCGATGGCGGCTGGTCAGGCAGGATCTCTAACGAATGGCGTTGTCGGGTTCCTGAAAGATACAGGGTTCCTGAAGTTTGCGGAGAAAATGTCAGAAGCCATCTGTCCGCTTGATCATTCCATTCAAGGGCGTTCTGGTCTGTAGCTGTTTTGTAATAATTGCCTGAAGGTGGTGACTCCTTACCTGTATAGCTGATTTCCAGACGACTTCCCTGTGGCAATGAGAGTGTCTTCGGCACCTCGGTCAAAAATTCCGCGTCTTTTCTCAGATAGCTGGCAAACAGGATTTTACAGGAATATTCTGAGGGATGGTGTGGCGTGATTCCCGTCAGTGTGTTCCAGGAATCCCGGATAGAAGGGACCAGACTGAAGGCGAACAGGGTTTGTAACAAGACGAGTCCACTGAGGATTCTGATAAAGCGGCACTGAAAAATTTCAGGAGTTTGTTTGAGCAGTGTGTTCGTTTTTTTGAGATGTTGCTGGAGCCACCATGAAGAAGATTCTGGCGTTTTGTTGGTGCTTAATTGAAGGCAACTGTAAAGAGCTTCGGCCAGAGACGGATGTTTGAGATAGAGCTGTTTCAGGCTGGAATGCTGTCGTGTGACCAACATTCCATAGCCCAGGCACAGCAGAAAACTGAGCAGACAGGTCAGCCATGCGGTATAACCGGCAAAAGAATCCGGCAACAGCAGAGCCGCAACCAGCAATCCCAGCAGACAACCCGCATAATAGCGGCTGATCTTCCGAAACCGCAGACCATTGCGATAGCGGGCGAAAAAACGTTGTATTTCCTGAAAGTCAGTTTCCATTCATCCAGATTTGGAGGGGCATCACATCAGTTGAGAAGCTGGCTTCGTTCAAGCATATCGGCCAACTCATCCAGCATTTTAGCAAACACATGAGTGGCGTAATTGACCTTGGTGTCATTGTCCAGAAAATTTTGTTTGAGTGATTCAGCCAATTCAAGAACGGCCAGTGTTACATGACGTTCAAAGGAGTGGCTGGTTTCAAAACCTACCAATTCCTGATAGTTTTCAATTTGTTGTTCCGTCTGATTCATAGCGTACTCCATTACAAAACAAGTTGCTCATCAGGCAATCATGGTGACAAATATCACCATGCCTTTCAATCAGGTCAAAAAAATGCATTTCCTTCTGACCATCAACCATAATACGATAAGGTGAACCTCGTTACTTGCTTTATCGGAACATTTGTTTAAAACTTTAGACATCATTGAGAGATTTTCTTTTTCTCTGGAAATTCTTTCTGAATCTATTTCAATGACCTTTCACGAAGAGGAGCCGTGAAGATATATGAACGCTTCTGTGGTTTATCAATAGTCCATAAAGCCATCATTGTCGGCCTGATCTCAGGAATTGCGTGGCTGGGATGTTTGCCCTCAGCAATTTCCCAGGAGTTTCCAACAGACCGAATCTATTTGCGGCGGATGCAGGAAACGCAAATTAAAAAACAAGCCTATGATGCCAAAATGCGGTTGAACCAGGCAAAGGGTTTCAATGATGGCAATTCCTATCTTGAATATCAGGATATGATGCGCAGAAAGCAGGAAGTTGCCAATCAGAAAGAGGCGGAAATTGAACGCAAAGCCACCGCCAAAGAGGCAGAACGCAGACGTTTGGCCCAGGAAGCACGCAAGCGACGGGAGGAAAAATTTGCCAAACTGTCCGGGGGAAGCACCTTGGGTTATGTTAACAAACAAGAGCAAGGTTATCAGCAGTTTATGAAAGAACATAAGAAAACATCGGACAAACACACACGCCTTGAGGAACAGATTCGGAGTAAACAGGAACGCGCCTACGCAGAACAAATGCAGCGCTTTGGCAAAATATTGGAGCAAAACCAGAATGCGGCCAGCGCACAACAGGAATCCCAACAACAGCATGCGATCCGAATGGCCAGAGAGCGTGCAAAATACAACAGGGCGACCCAGAATTAGATCACATTATCCATTGGACAGGAGTGTATGAAAGAATTGCGTGTCAATATCCCGGGCTATGAATACAACATTCATATTGGTCAGGGCATTTCAACAGTAACATTGCCCGAAACTGTGACCAGAACAAAAACAGATATGGTGGTGGTGGTGACCAATGAAACCATCAACCGGATCTATCCCGGTTTGGTGGCTGAAATGTTGAGAGAAACCGGTATCACGGTTAAAACCTGTGTGCTTCCGGATGGAGAAATTTATAAAAATATCGACACACTCAATCAGATTTATAATTTTCTGTTTGAACACCATGCCAATCGCAGAACATTGCTGATCGCCTTCGGTGGCGGTGTGATTGGTGACATGACAGGTTTTGCCGCGGCCACCTTCATGAGAGGAATCCCCTTCATGCAGGTTCCGACCACCTTGCTGGCGGATGTGGATAGCAGTGTCGGCGGAAAAACCGCGGTCAATCATCCGTTGGGGAAAAACGCCATTGGTGCCTTCAAACAACCGATCTATGTCTGCATTGATCTCAATTTTCTGAAAACACTTCCCGAGCGGGAATTGAAAGCGGGCTATTTTGAGTTGATCAAACACGGATTCATTCATGATGCCGCACTCTTTGATTTTCTACAAAATTATCGTTTTGAAAACCTGGACATGAATTTTTTTGAAGAGGCTATTTTCCGTTCGTGTCAGGTCAAAGCCCGTGTGGTGGAACAGGATGAAAAGGAAACAGGCTTACGCGCAACCCTCAATTTTGGACACACACTCGGACATTTGCTGGAAACGCACACAGGCTATACCCAATATCTGCATGGCGAAGCGGTCGGAGTGGGGATGCTGTTTGCGGCGTTTGTGTCGCATCAATGGAATTTTTTGGATACAAAGGATTTTCAACGGGTCAGTCAGACTCTGGAAGCCATTGTTGAACCGATGGTCTTGCCTGCGTTGGATTTTAACCAGTTCCAGGAACTCATGCTCCACGACAAAAAAGCGGATCAGAAATCAGTCCATTTTATTTTACTGAAAAATGTGGGAACCTGCTTTATCAACAAACACACTTCGGTAGAATCATTATGGGAAGTATTTCAGACGTTTCTGATACGCTTCCCCAAGCTAATACGGCTTGAAACTCAAGGGGGCTGATCCTCTTTTCGGTGACCTTGCCCTCTCAAACCGATGTGAGAGACTTTTTGTCAGTTCAACACAAAAAGCTTTCACATCCAGCCAAACTTCTTCGTGCAGTCTCCACCAAAACAGAACAGATCCTTGAGTAAAATCATTAAATTGAGGAAAGCTCCAGTTGCCTTAAAAATTCAGGGTTTCTCTGGATTTATGCTCTTGACGGAATGTTGTTCAATATGTCATGAAAATATAAACGCCATGGACTTCGGCATCAATCAATGGATGAAACAATCGAGAGGCCATCATGAAATGGGCATCTGCGCTTTCCGATGACGAATCACTGTATTATGCGATTCGCTACTGTTCGGAAGAAATCTTAAATCAATTCCGGGGTGAACCTCCGGATCTTGTTGTTATTTTTGTATCAGAACACTTCCGGAAATCGTTTTATCGTGTTCCTGAAATTCTGGCCTCTGAATTACATCCGCACCATGTCCTGGGGTGTTCTGCCGCAGGTGTGATCGGCTCAGGCAAAGAGTTGGAAAAGCATCAGGGGGTTTCCATCACTGCGGCGATTTTGCCCAATGTGGATTTGAATCCGTTCCATTTGAAAAACCAGGATCTGCCTTTTTTTGAAACAGGTGGCAGTTCCCGTTTTCTTAAAATTCCATCAGGGCAGGAAAATGATTTTGTCATGCTGTCCGATCCACTCAGTTTTGATTCAGAACGTTTTCTCACTCGACTGGACATGCTCTTCCCCAAGAGCCAGAAAGTTGGCGGGTTGGCCAGCGGTGGCAAAATCCAAGGCGAAAACACCCTGTTTCTGAACCAGAAAATATATGATTCAGGGATGATTGGTTTAGCGTTGTCCGGGAACATTCAAATGGATACCATTGTCGCTAGAGGGAGTCGTGCGCTTGGAATGCCCATGTTTGTGACAGAATGTCAGGAGGACGCCTTGCTGAAACTGGATGAACAACCCGCCTTGCAGATGTTACAGGAACTCTACGACAGTCTTCCAACGGAAGATCAGCAGCGATTTTCACAGGATATCTTTCTTGGCATTGCCAAAAAAGGACAGGTTTCTTATGACGACGATGATTTCCTGTTGCGGCAAATTGCAGGTATTGATCAGAAGCATCAGGCCATCATGATCCATGGTAAGGTGGAACCGTTTTCGGTGGTACAGTTTCATCTCAAGGATGGTGAATCGTCCAAAGCGGATCTGGACAGCATGTTGTTGCAGTATCAGAACCGGCTCTTAACAAACTATCCTCAGGGAGCGTTGCTGTTTTCATGTATGGAACGGGGCGCCTATCTGTTTGGCAGAACAGGCCATGAAACAGAGCGCTTTGTGCATCACATCGGCGAAATTCCTCTTGGTGGTTTTTTCAGCAGTGGTGAAATCGGCTCTGTCGAAGGGCGCAGTTCATTGCATGGCCTCAGCAGTTCCTTTGGTTTGTTCCGAACCCGAAAAAGTAAATAAATGATCAATTGCTTTTTCCATCAGTTCTGGGGCTGATCAACATCGGGAAATACAGGATCAGCATTCCGGAAAAGCCGAGGATCCACAGAAACTGTGAAATCATGATCCAATGACCATACAGTTCCTGATGAACCAGGGGTAATACAACACGGAATACAAAACTTGCGGTCAACGCAAAAAAGACATAGCTGATTTTTGCCGGTGGTTGTTGCACATTTCTGCCGGTATGTCCCAGACTCACTCGAGCCATCATTCCCACTGTCAGCAACCCCACACCGCCAATCGCAAACGCATGGAGCGCAAGAAACGGTGATAAGCCTGTGACAAACGTCAGGGCTTTCATTACGAATCCCAGAACCAGGGCGCCATAGGCCACAAACAAAATCCACAACAAAGGTTTTTTCCAGATTCCCGGAGTGTACCAACCGACCAGTCGGATTCCATGCACCAGGGCTAAAACAGCGGAAAGTCCCGCGGTTAAGGGGGAAAATGGCTCAATGAGTTCAAACACCCAAAAGATCACAAACACCAGGATGCTGGACCAGTCAATCCACTTCCAGTTTTTGAGCGTTACAGGATAG is a window encoding:
- a CDS encoding DUF3427 domain-containing protein, with the protein product MENEGVYEQLVTQLLRQRLEKLGSDFFIEKQVLDSAESALVLSHFLQKIIWSVLESIPQGNDRLTLQIELSNRLILWLQDQSPNTESSQNLLDIQGHLLTALFSNHNPVAADLKSHISRITPVTGLSQSELFTGSNVGISLDSEIKREILSADKICWIVSFIKWTGIRIFKEELDEFTHSGRQLRIITTTYMGATDLKAVEFLASLPNTEIKLSYNTAQERLHAKSYLFLRNSGFNTAYIGSSNISRSALTNGLEWNLKITTQEIPHIIDKFQNTFETYWFSSDFETFVTGHEESREKLRRALQTENHEPQFENEFYFDIQPLPYQKEILERLAVEREIHNRWKNLIVAATGTGKTVISAFDFQRFYRKKPHARLLFVAHREEILKQALSMFRGILHQSRFGNLWVGGNKPERYDSLFVSVQTLYNQLPTLDLSVDYYDFIIIDEVHHIAAESYRPILSNFHPRILLGLTATPERHDGIDILDDFCGHIAAELRLPDAINRRFLCPFQYFGIDDDVDLSRVSWDRGHYNPSELTRIYTSNDFRCLHILRNMQTILGDIHSIKALAFCVSQDHAQYMAEKFMLNGMKVAVLTSKNTQERVQLRNDLVQGKINILCVVDIFNEGVDIPEIDTLLFLRPTESLTIFLQQLGRGLRLAEGKECLTVLDFVGNARSEYDFHQKFRAIIGKSQGSIVSEIEQNFPHLPLGCSIVLQKKAREVILNNIKNAIVNQKKLIDWIRSYREHTHLPLTLKNFLKINPSVTLEDIYKTKIEVGGGWSRLCVKAGVLQKELNPKVEKSVYKGIANRLLQSTSRSYLRFVTALVSNKFQWNTENEIENQMALMFHYDFWQENGLKLGFSSLQESLFELGKDPILVDELHQIVSLILDSLDFAEYPMNLGYPNALQVHARYSRDQILSSLGEHRFDKKSNSREGVLEIKNRNLEILFVTLQKSEKKFSPTTLYHDYALSEHLFHWQSQNSARPDRGKGLSYIQQMQTGKRIILFVREASYNEYGRAMGFVNLGQAFLESYSGSQPMNIIWRLEHTLPSYLWHDAAKLAIA
- a CDS encoding HNH endonuclease; the encoded protein is MSNERVPAELRRIVMDRAQGCCEYCHSQSKFATQSFSVEHIIPVNKGGNSELGNLALACQGCNNHKYTRTEGTDPVGHQIVLLFHPRQHQWNEHFVWNHDCTLMIGLTPTGRTTIDILRLNRPGLVNLRKILYETGEHPPLMH
- a CDS encoding STAS/SEC14 domain-containing protein, with protein sequence MPVIQLEAQLSSSQLLQAVAQMPEPELEQFVAEVMALRARLHTSTLSESESKLLNKINLGIPELIQSRYDELMVKRQNESLAGTELQELLNLTDQVEKLEAERVEALAELAQIRGVQLAELMKNLGIPRHV
- a CDS encoding NADP-dependent isocitrate dehydrogenase: MTEQTIIYTLTDEAPALATYSLLPILQAYTKGSGISLVTRDISLSGRIIANFPEKLTEEQKIADDLAELGELCLKPEANIIKLPNISASIPQLKDAIKELQAKGYNIPDYPEDPKTDAEKELKARFAKVSGSAVNPVLREGNSDRRASTSIKRYGQKNPHRMMKAWPKDSKTRVAHMSEKDFFEMERSTTVEKAGNVRIEFVSSDGSVKILKEKTALMKGEIIDATVMNVRALRQFYAAQIAQAQKEGVLLSLHLKATMMKVSDPIMFGHCVSVFFQEVFEKHSAVFKQLGVNPNNGLGDLYSKIQTLPEAQCKEIEADIQAVYKKRPQLAMVDSGKGITNLHAPNDIIVDASMPVVVRDGGQMWGADDKLHDTIAIIPDRSYATMYQTIIEDCQKHGAFNPATMGSVSNVGLMAQKAEEYGSHDKTFEAATAGTIRVVDDSGVVLLTQTVEQGDIFRMCQTRDIPVQDWVKLAITRARATGAPAIFWLDEKRAHDAQIIAKVKKYLPTHDTKGLDIRIMTPQDALQFSVERIRKGEDTISVTGNVLRDYLTDLFPILELGTSAKMLSIVPLLAGGGLFETGAGGSAPKHVQQFLKEGHLRWDSLGEFCAMVPSFEQVDATFNNEKAKTFANTLDQAIGKFLENEKSPSRKVNEIDNRGSHFYLALYWAQTLAQQTTDKDLQARFSKVANELAAKESKIVAELNAAQGRPVDIGGYFRPDEEKTSKAMRPSPTFNAIIDAI
- a CDS encoding DUF4175 family protein; protein product: METDFQEIQRFFARYRNGLRFRKISRYYAGCLLGLLVAALLLPDSFAGYTAWLTCLLSFLLCLGYGMLVTRQHSSLKQLYLKHPSLAEALYSCLQLSTNKTPESSSWWLQQHLKKTNTLLKQTPEIFQCRFIRILSGLVLLQTLFAFSLVPSIRDSWNTLTGITPHHPSEYSCKILFASYLRKDAEFLTEVPKTLSLPQGSRLEISYTGKESPPSGNYYKTATDQNALEWNDQADRWLLTFSPQTSGTLYLSGTRQRHSLEILPDQPPSVEVQWSLPPYIFDASNLSVVLKVQDDHGLQSIILHYRIEGLRENHQEIIQQFDGLFDNYHETYPWNLSESAVKSGDEITAWIEVTDSDTLSGPHIVVSDNINFKVLDAQAYHQNLIKKFNKLLELEGELLGALDMRHPEKSSAQELQLLETLDTIDKDAPFDLFLSPELRQYSAELREKLNHYHNQPKR
- the aroB gene encoding 3-dehydroquinate synthase, coding for MKELRVNIPGYEYNIHIGQGISTVTLPETVTRTKTDMVVVVTNETINRIYPGLVAEMLRETGITVKTCVLPDGEIYKNIDTLNQIYNFLFEHHANRRTLLIAFGGGVIGDMTGFAAATFMRGIPFMQVPTTLLADVDSSVGGKTAVNHPLGKNAIGAFKQPIYVCIDLNFLKTLPERELKAGYFELIKHGFIHDAALFDFLQNYRFENLDMNFFEEAIFRSCQVKARVVEQDEKETGLRATLNFGHTLGHLLETHTGYTQYLHGEAVGVGMLFAAFVSHQWNFLDTKDFQRVSQTLEAIVEPMVLPALDFNQFQELMLHDKKADQKSVHFILLKNVGTCFINKHTSVESLWEVFQTFLIRFPKLIRLETQGG
- a CDS encoding FIST C-terminal domain-containing protein translates to MKWASALSDDESLYYAIRYCSEEILNQFRGEPPDLVVIFVSEHFRKSFYRVPEILASELHPHHVLGCSAAGVIGSGKELEKHQGVSITAAILPNVDLNPFHLKNQDLPFFETGGSSRFLKIPSGQENDFVMLSDPLSFDSERFLTRLDMLFPKSQKVGGLASGGKIQGENTLFLNQKIYDSGMIGLALSGNIQMDTIVARGSRALGMPMFVTECQEDALLKLDEQPALQMLQELYDSLPTEDQQRFSQDIFLGIAKKGQVSYDDDDFLLRQIAGIDQKHQAIMIHGKVEPFSVVQFHLKDGESSKADLDSMLLQYQNRLLTNYPQGALLFSCMERGAYLFGRTGHETERFVHHIGEIPLGGFFSSGEIGSVEGRSSLHGLSSSFGLFRTRKSK